The Bacillus marinisedimentorum region ATCCTTGCCGGTGACGGCCTCCTTACCCATAGCTTTGCGGTGATAGGTGAAGATACAGGTCTGGATGCCGAGAAAAAAGTTAAGCTGATGACGGGGCTTTCCATAGCAGCGGGTCCGGAAGGGATGGTCGGCGGACAGGCTGCAGACATGGAAGCTGAAGGAAAAGTGTTGAATGTCGCCGAACTTGAAAATGTCCACCGGAATAAAACGGGAAAACTGCTCGCATTTGCAGTTGAGGCAGGTGCTATCATCTCAGGGGCAACTGCCAGCCAGCTCGACCATTTTATCCAATTTGCATTGCACTTGGGGCTCGCTTTCCAAATTCGTGATGATATTCTGGACATAGAAGGGGATGAAGCACTTATCGGTAAGCCTGTGGGCAGCGATGAGGCCAATTCCAAAAATACTTATCCAGGCCTCCTTACCCTTGACGGTGCGAAAGAAAGGTGCCGCACCCATCTTGAAAAGTCCCGGCATCACCTTTTGCAAACAGGTACGGACACAAGCCGGTTAGAGGAAATCACGAATTTCATCGGCAGCCGGACGTTCTGAGTGGCGGAGACTTGTTGAGAGCCGTATAAGTATTATGACTTGAGCAATTCGAAGCCTGTAATCGGAGGAATATGAAGGTGAAATCTTACTTTGATGAGCGTGAATTGATTTAAAAAAGTAACATATCGGGAAGCGCTCGTGGAAAGTCCACAACTTGATTTATAGGCGAGGATAAGGAGGGGCTGGCCTTTAAGTGA contains the following coding sequences:
- a CDS encoding polyprenyl synthetase family protein, which translates into the protein METRLKDYFDKRNIEIGHRLNEWIEELEAPADLKKAMLYSINAGGKRLRPILLFATMEAFGKAEIAGMRTAAAIEMVHTYSLIHDDLPAMDDDDLRRGKPTNHIVFGEAAAILAGDGLLTHSFAVIGEDTGLDAEKKVKLMTGLSIAAGPEGMVGGQAADMEAEGKVLNVAELENVHRNKTGKLLAFAVEAGAIISGATASQLDHFIQFALHLGLAFQIRDDILDIEGDEALIGKPVGSDEANSKNTYPGLLTLDGAKERCRTHLEKSRHHLLQTGTDTSRLEEITNFIGSRTF